The following coding sequences lie in one Kribbella sp. NBC_00709 genomic window:
- a CDS encoding haloacid dehalogenase type II, with protein sequence MIDVLVLDVNETLTDMEPLRDGFEAVGLPRHSLDAWFAATLRDGFALTAVGAYAGFRELAAELLEAQLVAAGIEPNDETVASVLSGFTRLPLHPDVEPGLRRIHEAGIRIVTLTNGSAAMSAEVFAKGGIMPFLENRLDVSTPQRWKPHPDAYRYAAEVCGVPVERMALAAVHPWDIDGARRAGLNGFYVDRRNTPYPKSFLAPDLVVPDFEGLASEITR encoded by the coding sequence ATGATCGACGTACTGGTGCTCGACGTCAACGAGACCCTGACGGACATGGAGCCGCTGCGGGACGGGTTCGAGGCCGTCGGCCTGCCCCGGCACAGCCTCGACGCGTGGTTCGCGGCGACGCTGCGCGACGGGTTCGCACTGACCGCGGTCGGCGCGTACGCCGGCTTCCGCGAGCTCGCCGCCGAACTCCTGGAAGCACAGCTCGTCGCAGCGGGCATCGAGCCGAACGACGAGACGGTCGCGAGCGTGCTGTCCGGGTTCACCCGCCTGCCGCTGCACCCCGACGTCGAGCCAGGACTACGCCGGATCCACGAGGCGGGCATCCGCATCGTCACCCTGACCAACGGGTCGGCGGCGATGTCCGCCGAGGTCTTCGCCAAGGGCGGGATCATGCCGTTCCTCGAGAACCGCCTCGACGTATCGACGCCACAGCGCTGGAAGCCGCATCCCGACGCCTACCGGTACGCCGCGGAGGTCTGCGGAGTGCCGGTGGAACGGATGGCGCTCGCCGCGGTCCACCCGTGGGACATCGACGGCGCCCGCCGGGCCGGCCTCAACGGCTTCTACGTCGACCGGCGCAACACGCCGTACCCGAAGTCGTTCCTCGCGCCGGACCTCGTCGTCCCCGATTTCGAAGGCCTCGCCAGCGAGATCACCAGGTAG
- a CDS encoding winged helix-turn-helix transcriptional regulator, with product MEALRADMFEEICPSTLLPFKVGGDKWAGMVLRCLENGPRRYSELRVPLARISPKMLTRSLRSLERDGFVRRTEYADPARRVTYELTGLGRSLLGPLRAFCDWAEDHWDELLDARES from the coding sequence ATGGAGGCGCTCCGAGCGGATATGTTCGAAGAGATCTGCCCGTCGACCCTGCTGCCGTTCAAGGTCGGCGGCGACAAGTGGGCGGGGATGGTGCTGCGCTGCCTGGAGAACGGCCCCCGGCGGTACTCCGAACTGCGCGTGCCGCTGGCCCGGATCAGTCCGAAGATGCTGACCCGGTCCCTGCGGTCGCTCGAGCGCGACGGATTCGTCCGGCGGACGGAGTACGCCGACCCGGCGCGGCGCGTCACGTACGAGCTGACCGGCCTCGGGCGGAGCCTGCTCGGACCGCTGCGGGCGTTCTGTGACTGGGCCGAGGACCACTGGGACGAGCTGCTGGACGCGCGCGAATCGTAG
- a CDS encoding AAA family ATPase translates to MKQFLLQMSGVPGAGKSTIAHHVGSRYGAIVVDLDVIRSAVLDGGVTVEGSGPAAYSAVYALTRSLLDQGTSVVIDSPCGYDQILTTGLEIAGERGIAYKYVESWTDDLTLIDNRLRTRAPMRSQRRAVGLHAADLGDADTDGEQLFRTWIQRTKRPAEGYLQVDATKPLNLILDEVNTYLEHGPAARLGCQVAR, encoded by the coding sequence ATGAAGCAGTTCCTCCTGCAAATGTCCGGCGTTCCGGGCGCCGGAAAGTCCACGATCGCGCACCACGTCGGCTCGCGGTACGGCGCGATCGTCGTGGACCTGGACGTCATTCGGAGCGCGGTTCTCGACGGAGGTGTGACGGTCGAGGGCAGCGGTCCGGCGGCGTACTCAGCCGTCTACGCGTTGACCCGGAGCCTCTTGGACCAGGGCACCAGCGTGGTGATCGACAGCCCGTGCGGGTACGACCAGATCCTCACGACGGGTCTGGAGATCGCGGGTGAGCGCGGGATCGCCTACAAGTACGTCGAATCCTGGACGGACGATCTCACGCTGATCGACAACCGCCTCAGAACCCGAGCCCCGATGCGAAGCCAACGCCGAGCCGTCGGCCTGCACGCGGCCGACCTCGGCGACGCAGACACCGACGGCGAACAACTCTTCCGAACCTGGATCCAACGGACCAAGCGCCCGGCGGAGGGCTACCTACAGGTCGACGCAACCAAGCCGCTCAACCTGATCCTCGACGAGGTCAACACCTACCTCGAGCACGGCCCGGCGGCACGGTTGGGCTGTCAGGTGGCGCGGTAG
- a CDS encoding GntR family transcriptional regulator — MARPRNNPGDLAELPTELRTDRPKGDQIREILENLTRSLAVGTVLPSERVLAERFGVARMTVRQEVDRVVAEGLANRRPGGGTFVSEPRPSRMLASSFTQDMINRGIKPGAKVLEHRVGAADEDLARELEEPIGTPVLHLVRLRTADGDPMAIERTALSLQRYPRLDEIDFAEKSLYTELSTRYGVTLGMVSASIVAAPPVPGDAELLEIDNSTPCLIITSAPRTATDQVIEFGRSIYRSDRYDITVAYRAT; from the coding sequence ATGGCCCGCCCACGGAACAACCCCGGCGATCTCGCCGAGCTCCCTACCGAGCTGCGGACCGATCGTCCGAAGGGTGACCAGATTCGCGAGATTCTGGAGAACCTCACCCGCTCGCTGGCCGTCGGCACCGTGCTGCCGTCCGAACGCGTCCTCGCCGAGCGCTTCGGCGTGGCCCGGATGACGGTGCGCCAGGAAGTGGACCGGGTCGTGGCCGAGGGCCTGGCCAACCGCCGCCCCGGCGGCGGCACCTTCGTCTCCGAGCCGCGCCCGTCGCGGATGCTCGCCTCGTCCTTCACCCAGGACATGATCAACCGCGGCATCAAGCCCGGCGCCAAGGTCCTCGAACACCGGGTCGGCGCCGCCGACGAGGACCTCGCCCGCGAGCTCGAAGAGCCGATCGGCACCCCCGTCCTGCACCTCGTCCGCCTCCGCACCGCCGACGGCGACCCGATGGCGATCGAGCGCACCGCCCTCTCCCTGCAGCGCTACCCGCGCCTCGACGAGATCGACTTCGCCGAGAAGTCTCTCTACACCGAGCTCTCCACCCGGTACGGCGTCACGCTCGGCATGGTCTCCGCCTCCATCGTCGCCGCCCCACCCGTGCCCGGCGACGCCGAACTCCTGGAGATCGACAACTCCACCCCCTGCCTCATCATCACCTCAGCCCCCCGCACCGCCACCGACCAGGTGATCGAATTCGGCCGCTCCATCTACCGCTCGGACCGCTACGACATCACCGTCGCCTACCGCGCCACCTGA
- a CDS encoding TetR/AcrR family transcriptional regulator, with amino-acid sequence MPDVKHFDEAEALATVEQLFWRRGSAATAIQDVVAATGLSRSSLYNAFGGKDELYTAAARRYLEHRSRPMFDQLAADGRGMEAVRAFFDRLLRLRLSGEYAGWGCMMANANAENPPDAVRAVLSEHHAVLRDALAAALKVAQSNGELRSGIEAEGAAELLTLLAYAVNLRSRSGATRAQLKSAVTAALAALAS; translated from the coding sequence ATGCCGGATGTCAAACATTTCGACGAGGCGGAAGCGCTGGCCACGGTCGAGCAGCTGTTCTGGCGCCGCGGGAGCGCGGCGACCGCGATCCAGGACGTGGTCGCGGCGACCGGGCTGAGCCGATCGAGTCTGTACAACGCGTTCGGCGGCAAGGACGAGCTGTACACGGCGGCGGCCCGTCGGTACCTCGAGCACCGGTCGCGGCCGATGTTCGACCAGCTGGCCGCGGACGGGCGCGGGATGGAAGCGGTTCGGGCGTTCTTCGACCGGCTGCTGCGGTTGCGGCTGTCGGGGGAGTACGCCGGCTGGGGCTGCATGATGGCGAACGCGAACGCCGAGAACCCGCCGGACGCCGTACGGGCGGTGCTGTCCGAGCATCACGCCGTACTGCGTGACGCGCTGGCCGCCGCGCTGAAGGTTGCTCAGAGCAACGGAGAGTTACGGTCCGGGATCGAGGCCGAGGGCGCGGCGGAGCTGCTGACGCTGCTCGCCTACGCGGTGAATCTGCGGTCGCGGTCGGGCGCGACCCGGGCGCAGTTGAAGTCCGCGGTCACCGCCGCGCTGGCGGCACTCGCTAGCTGA
- a CDS encoding NAD(P)-dependent oxidoreductase, whose amino-acid sequence MSKILVIGARGRAGTAAVEEAVGRGHEVVGVARTAGGTSLTVGDVTDAGRVAELAAGQDAVIAAVYDGGSDPAVFFPAAARALVEGLEKAGVHRLVWVGLASILPTADGTLLMDTDGYSTEYRSFFLAHQAALDVFAASPLDWVSIAPAGDFDHADPSRKDRYRVAPADAGELISYAELAVALVDEVDHPAHHRTAIGVVV is encoded by the coding sequence GTGAGCAAGATTCTGGTGATCGGCGCGCGGGGACGAGCCGGTACGGCGGCTGTCGAGGAGGCCGTGGGCAGAGGTCATGAGGTGGTTGGTGTCGCGCGTACGGCGGGCGGGACCTCGCTGACCGTCGGGGATGTGACCGACGCGGGGCGTGTCGCGGAGCTCGCGGCGGGGCAGGACGCGGTGATCGCGGCGGTGTACGACGGCGGGAGCGACCCGGCGGTGTTCTTTCCGGCGGCGGCGCGCGCCTTGGTCGAAGGGCTCGAGAAGGCCGGCGTGCATCGACTCGTCTGGGTCGGGCTGGCGTCGATCCTGCCGACGGCCGACGGGACGTTGCTGATGGACACGGACGGATACTCAACGGAGTACCGATCGTTCTTCCTTGCGCATCAGGCGGCGCTGGACGTGTTCGCGGCATCGCCCCTCGACTGGGTATCGATCGCTCCGGCCGGAGACTTCGACCACGCCGATCCTTCCCGCAAGGACCGGTACCGCGTCGCGCCGGCGGACGCCGGTGAGTTGATCTCGTACGCCGAACTCGCGGTCGCGCTCGTCGACGAAGTGGACCACCCGGCCCACCATCGCACCGCGATCGGCGTAGTGGTCTAG
- the glnII gene encoding glutamine synthetase GlnII — translation MSYKAEYIWIDGTEPSARLRSKTRVLADGATPPDWGFDGSSTNQAPGDNSDCVLKPVFCCPDPIRGGDHQLVLCEVYLVNGTPHPTNHRAELLPVAETYAEQDSWFGIEQEYTFFQEGRPLGFPGMGFPAPQGPYYCGVGADEVFGREIVEKHLDACIEAGLAISGINAEVMPGQWEFQIGPAGPVEVADHLWIARWLLYRIAEEYDVAATLDAKPAKGDWNGAGAHTNFSTKAMREGYDAILTACEALGAPGKVDEHIAGYGHGIEERLTGAHETAPHDVYSYGVSDRSASVRIPWQVEVDKKGYIEDRRPNANIDPYNVTRLLVNTCCSALEKAGQV, via the coding sequence GTGAGTTACAAGGCCGAGTACATCTGGATCGACGGGACCGAGCCCAGCGCGCGACTGCGATCGAAGACGAGGGTCCTCGCGGACGGCGCCACGCCGCCGGACTGGGGTTTCGACGGCTCGAGCACGAACCAGGCGCCGGGTGACAACTCCGACTGCGTGCTCAAGCCGGTCTTCTGCTGCCCGGACCCGATCCGCGGCGGAGACCATCAGCTGGTGTTGTGCGAGGTCTACCTCGTGAACGGCACCCCGCACCCGACGAATCATCGAGCCGAGCTTCTTCCGGTCGCCGAGACGTACGCCGAGCAGGACTCCTGGTTCGGTATCGAGCAGGAGTACACGTTCTTCCAGGAGGGCCGGCCGCTCGGCTTCCCGGGCATGGGCTTCCCCGCGCCACAGGGACCGTACTACTGCGGCGTCGGCGCCGACGAGGTCTTCGGCCGCGAGATCGTCGAGAAGCACCTGGATGCGTGTATCGAGGCAGGGCTGGCGATCTCCGGCATCAACGCCGAGGTCATGCCCGGCCAGTGGGAGTTCCAGATCGGACCCGCGGGTCCGGTCGAAGTGGCCGACCACCTGTGGATCGCCCGCTGGCTGTTGTACCGCATCGCCGAGGAGTACGACGTGGCCGCGACGCTGGACGCCAAGCCTGCCAAGGGTGATTGGAACGGCGCCGGCGCACACACGAACTTCTCGACCAAGGCGATGCGTGAGGGGTACGACGCAATCCTCACCGCCTGCGAGGCGCTCGGCGCCCCGGGCAAGGTCGACGAGCACATCGCGGGGTACGGACACGGCATCGAGGAGCGTCTGACCGGCGCGCACGAGACTGCCCCGCACGATGTCTACAGCTACGGCGTGTCCGACCGCAGCGCCTCGGTCCGGATCCCGTGGCAGGTCGAGGTCGACAAGAAGGGGTACATCGAGGACCGCCGCCCGAACGCCAACATCGACCCGTACAACGTGACGCGTCTGCTGGTGAACACCTGCTGCTCCGCCCTGGAGAAGGCCGGTCAGGTCTGA
- a CDS encoding MarR family winged helix-turn-helix transcriptional regulator, whose translation MDEQTPTALTQLPSWLLTQSAAQASRIVTESFGAVGARTYHFRLLATLVEFGPASQAALGRHSSIDRSDVVAALNELEADGYVERSPDPADARRNIITITTAGKRQYKRLTNLAGKVQEEIFAPLSATDRARLTTILAKLRTYHQGQ comes from the coding sequence GTGGACGAGCAGACTCCGACTGCCCTGACTCAGTTGCCGAGCTGGCTGCTGACCCAGAGCGCAGCGCAGGCGAGCCGGATCGTGACCGAGTCGTTCGGCGCCGTCGGGGCGCGGACGTACCATTTCCGGCTGCTGGCGACGCTGGTCGAGTTCGGGCCGGCCAGTCAGGCCGCTCTCGGCCGGCACAGCTCGATCGACCGCAGCGACGTGGTTGCCGCGCTCAACGAACTGGAGGCGGACGGGTACGTCGAACGCAGCCCCGACCCGGCCGATGCCCGCCGCAACATCATCACGATCACTACGGCCGGCAAGCGGCAGTACAAGCGGCTGACGAATCTGGCCGGCAAGGTGCAGGAAGAGATCTTCGCGCCGCTGTCAGCCACCGACCGGGCCCGCCTGACGACGATCCTCGCCAAGCTCCGGACCTACCACCAGGGGCAGTAG
- the nhaA gene encoding Na+/H+ antiporter NhaA, with protein MSQHPRIRQKKRAFPRILGRERAFLADTLRAETTGGLLLLAATVVALVWANSPWQDAYHHLREAQLGPLTVEAWASDGALALFFYLAGVELKRELVVGTLSKLNEAVVPVAAAIAGMVLPAIIYLITNLATHDGKPHGWAVPTATDIAFALAVLAIVGSSLPSALRAFLLTLAVVDDFGAILVIAVFFSHGFHLLWLLAAVALIALWYVLQRRRVRTPFLYIPIALATWWFMHESGIHATIAGVALGLVTRVVADPGEEHAPAERIEHRLRPWSAGVAVPVFALFAAGVTLSGTAVRQMLTDPVAIGVVAGLLVGKSIGVFGGSWLTARFTRAELNSDLAWRDVAAVSVLAGIGFTVALLIAQLAFGSDAAQVERAKAAVLVASVLAALIAALLLARRNRAYAD; from the coding sequence ATGAGCCAGCACCCGCGGATCCGGCAGAAGAAGCGCGCGTTCCCCCGCATCCTCGGGCGCGAACGCGCGTTCCTCGCCGACACGCTGCGGGCTGAGACGACCGGCGGCCTGTTGTTGCTCGCGGCTACTGTCGTCGCGCTGGTCTGGGCGAACTCACCGTGGCAGGACGCGTACCACCACCTGCGCGAGGCCCAGCTCGGCCCACTGACGGTCGAGGCCTGGGCGTCCGACGGAGCGCTGGCCTTGTTCTTCTACCTGGCCGGTGTCGAGCTGAAGCGCGAGCTGGTGGTCGGCACGCTGTCGAAGCTCAACGAGGCCGTCGTGCCGGTAGCCGCGGCCATTGCCGGAATGGTGCTCCCGGCAATCATCTACCTGATCACGAACCTGGCCACGCACGATGGCAAACCGCATGGCTGGGCGGTGCCGACAGCGACCGACATCGCGTTCGCGCTGGCCGTGCTGGCGATCGTCGGGTCGTCGCTGCCGAGTGCTCTGCGGGCGTTCCTGCTCACGCTGGCGGTGGTGGACGACTTCGGCGCGATCCTCGTGATCGCGGTCTTCTTCTCGCACGGATTCCACCTGCTGTGGCTGCTCGCCGCGGTCGCCCTGATCGCGCTCTGGTACGTCCTGCAGCGGCGGCGCGTGCGTACGCCGTTCCTGTACATCCCGATCGCGCTCGCGACCTGGTGGTTCATGCACGAGTCCGGGATCCACGCGACGATCGCCGGCGTCGCGCTCGGGCTCGTCACCCGCGTCGTCGCGGATCCCGGCGAGGAGCACGCGCCGGCGGAGCGGATCGAGCACCGGCTGCGGCCGTGGTCGGCGGGCGTCGCCGTACCGGTGTTCGCGCTGTTCGCCGCCGGCGTGACGCTGAGCGGGACCGCCGTACGGCAGATGCTCACCGACCCGGTCGCGATCGGCGTGGTCGCCGGGTTGCTGGTCGGCAAGTCCATCGGGGTGTTCGGCGGATCCTGGCTGACCGCCCGTTTCACGCGAGCCGAGCTGAACTCCGACCTGGCCTGGCGAGACGTCGCCGCGGTGTCCGTGCTGGCCGGCATCGGCTTCACGGTCGCGCTGCTGATCGCGCAGCTCGCCTTCGGATCGGATGCGGCCCAGGTCGAGCGCGCCAAGGCCGCCGTACTGGTCGCCTCGGTCCTTGCCGCGTTGATCGCCGCACTCCTGCTGGCTCGCCGAAACCGCGCGTACGCCGATTGA
- the acs gene encoding acetate--CoA ligase, whose protein sequence is MHEERRFEPPAELAANANLKADAYDRAAADLEGFWAEQAKRLTWATEPTETLDWSNPPFAKWYADGKLNAAYNCVDRHVENGLGDKIAYYFEGEPGDTREITYAQLKDQVSQAANALLELNVQPGDIVAIYMPMIPETVVAMLACARIGAPHTVIFGGFSSEALKDRILDCDARVVITSDGGYRRGSAAALKPAVDAALVDCPDVRNVLVVKRTGQETAMADGRDLWWEDFVGKQSVDHTPEAFDAEHPLYVMYTSGSTGKPKGILHTTGGYLVGTSYTQWGVFDLKPETDVYWTAADIGWVTGHSYIVYGALANATTSVLYEGTPDTPHQGRWWEIVQKYKVSILYCAPTAIRTFMKWGADVPAKFDLSSLRVIGSVGEPINPEAYVWYREHIGGNKAPVVDTWWQTETGMHMISPLPGVTAGKPGAAMRAIPGVNVDVVDDAGNPVPNGSGGYLVITKPWPSMLRTLWGDDQRFIDTYWSRWPGVYFAGDGAKKDEDGDLWLLGRVDDVMNVSGHRLSTTEIESALVSHPKVAEAAVVGASDPTTGQAIAAFVILRSEAGDGGPDVVQELRNHVAKEIGPIAKPRQIMVVSELPKTRSGKIMRRLLRDVAENREVGDVTTLADSTVMDLIKTNLAAGKSDED, encoded by the coding sequence ATGCACGAGGAGCGCAGGTTCGAGCCGCCCGCCGAGCTCGCCGCGAACGCGAACCTCAAGGCCGACGCGTACGACCGGGCCGCCGCGGACCTCGAGGGGTTCTGGGCCGAGCAGGCCAAGCGGCTGACCTGGGCCACCGAGCCGACCGAGACGCTGGACTGGAGCAACCCGCCGTTCGCCAAGTGGTACGCCGACGGCAAGCTGAACGCGGCGTACAACTGCGTCGACCGCCACGTCGAGAACGGTCTCGGCGACAAGATCGCGTACTACTTCGAGGGTGAGCCCGGCGACACCCGCGAGATCACCTACGCGCAGCTGAAGGACCAGGTCAGCCAGGCGGCCAACGCCCTGCTCGAGCTGAACGTGCAGCCCGGTGACATCGTCGCGATCTACATGCCGATGATTCCCGAGACCGTGGTCGCGATGCTCGCCTGCGCCCGGATCGGCGCCCCGCACACGGTCATCTTCGGGGGCTTCTCGTCCGAGGCGCTGAAGGACCGGATCCTGGACTGCGACGCCCGCGTCGTGATCACCTCGGACGGCGGCTACCGTCGCGGCTCGGCCGCGGCGCTGAAGCCGGCCGTGGACGCCGCACTGGTGGACTGCCCGGACGTGCGCAACGTGCTCGTCGTGAAGCGCACCGGCCAGGAGACCGCCATGGCCGACGGCCGCGACCTCTGGTGGGAGGACTTCGTCGGCAAGCAGTCCGTGGACCACACGCCGGAAGCGTTCGACGCCGAGCACCCGCTGTACGTGATGTACACGTCGGGCAGCACGGGCAAGCCGAAGGGCATCCTGCACACGACAGGCGGGTACCTGGTCGGCACGTCGTACACGCAGTGGGGTGTGTTCGACCTCAAGCCGGAGACCGACGTCTACTGGACCGCGGCCGACATCGGCTGGGTCACCGGGCACAGCTACATCGTGTACGGCGCTCTCGCGAACGCGACCACCTCCGTGCTGTACGAAGGCACCCCGGACACCCCGCACCAGGGTCGCTGGTGGGAGATCGTGCAGAAGTACAAGGTCTCGATCCTGTACTGCGCTCCGACCGCGATCCGCACGTTCATGAAGTGGGGCGCGGACGTCCCGGCGAAGTTCGACCTGTCGTCGCTGCGGGTCATCGGGTCGGTCGGCGAGCCGATCAACCCCGAGGCGTACGTCTGGTACCGCGAGCACATCGGCGGGAACAAGGCACCGGTCGTCGACACCTGGTGGCAGACCGAGACCGGCATGCACATGATCTCGCCGCTGCCGGGCGTGACCGCGGGGAAGCCCGGCGCCGCGATGAGGGCGATTCCGGGTGTGAACGTCGACGTCGTCGACGACGCGGGCAACCCGGTGCCGAACGGGTCGGGCGGCTACCTGGTCATCACCAAGCCGTGGCCGTCGATGCTGCGGACGCTGTGGGGCGACGACCAGCGGTTCATCGACACGTACTGGTCGCGCTGGCCGGGCGTGTACTTCGCCGGTGACGGCGCGAAGAAGGACGAGGACGGCGACCTGTGGCTGCTCGGCCGGGTCGACGACGTGATGAACGTGTCCGGCCACCGGCTGTCGACGACCGAGATCGAGTCCGCTCTCGTCTCGCACCCGAAGGTCGCCGAGGCCGCTGTCGTCGGCGCTTCGGATCCGACCACCGGTCAGGCGATCGCGGCGTTCGTGATCCTGCGCTCCGAGGCGGGTGACGGTGGCCCTGACGTGGTTCAGGAACTCCGCAACCACGTCGCCAAGGAGATCGGCCCGATCGCCAAGCCGCGCCAGATCATGGTCGTCTCGGAACTCCCCAAGACCCGCTCCGGCAAGATCATGCGCCGCCTGCTCCGCGACGTCGCCGAAAACCGCGAGGTAGGCGACGTCACCACCCTCGCCGACTCCACCGTCATGGACCTCATCAAAACCAACCTGGCCGCCGGCAAGTCCGACGAGGACTGA
- a CDS encoding SIS domain-containing protein: MAGAEEYLGKALAIAHQAAETQLGAIRVAAGLVADALTGGKQFWVFGTGHSHTLAEELYGRAGGLADVRAILEPGLMLHEGLQKSSLLERLPGLAAVLLEVNQLESGDVVLIASNSGRNAVPVEFALGARERGAQVIALTSMAHSTSTSSRAPGGQRLFETADVVIDNCGVPGDALIDVDGSPERTGATSTMVGAMLVQALTVEIVTRLTARGETPNVLRSLNV, translated from the coding sequence ATGGCTGGGGCTGAGGAGTACTTGGGGAAGGCGTTGGCGATCGCGCACCAGGCTGCCGAGACGCAACTCGGGGCGATCCGGGTTGCGGCGGGCCTGGTCGCGGACGCGCTCACCGGCGGGAAGCAGTTCTGGGTGTTCGGCACCGGGCACAGTCACACGCTGGCCGAGGAGCTGTACGGGCGCGCCGGCGGACTGGCCGACGTACGCGCGATCCTCGAGCCCGGATTGATGCTGCACGAGGGCCTGCAGAAGAGCTCGCTGCTCGAACGCCTCCCCGGCCTGGCCGCCGTTCTGCTGGAGGTCAACCAGCTGGAGTCCGGCGATGTCGTACTGATCGCATCGAACTCCGGGCGGAACGCCGTACCCGTCGAGTTCGCTCTCGGTGCACGCGAACGGGGTGCGCAGGTGATCGCGCTGACGTCGATGGCGCACAGTACGTCGACATCGTCGCGGGCCCCCGGTGGTCAGCGGCTGTTCGAGACCGCGGACGTGGTGATCGACAACTGCGGCGTACCGGGTGACGCCCTGATCGACGTCGACGGCAGCCCCGAACGGACCGGCGCGACGTCGACGATGGTCGGGGCGATGCTCGTGCAGGCCCTCACGGTCGAGATCGTCACCAGACTCACCGCCCGCGGCGAGACTCCGAACGTTCTCCGCAGTCTGAACGTCTAG
- a CDS encoding glutathione S-transferase family protein → MAPGQFVQETSSTGEWKRQGNRFTGRISRDSASAPGEGPDDHGRWPVEPGRYRLVVSLACPWAHRSVIVRRLLGLEDAISLAIVDPIRDERGWRFTLDADDTDPVLGIKFLSEAYLRTDPAYDGRVTVPAIVDTLTGDVVTNDYPQITLDLSTEWTDFHKPGAPQLVPPDRAEMDVLIDEIYRDVNNGVYRCGFATSQEAYEAAYDALFARLDVLEARLQDREYLLGDTLREVDVRLFTTLVRFDAVYHGHFKCNRQKLTEFPNLWAYARRLYQLPGFGETVDFDQIKRHYYVTHTSINPTGIVPKGPDPRGWIS, encoded by the coding sequence ATGGCCCCGGGACAGTTCGTGCAGGAGACGTCGTCGACCGGCGAGTGGAAGCGGCAGGGCAACAGATTCACCGGCCGGATCTCGCGGGACTCCGCGTCGGCGCCCGGCGAGGGCCCGGACGACCACGGTCGCTGGCCGGTCGAGCCGGGGCGGTACAGGCTGGTCGTGAGCCTGGCGTGTCCGTGGGCGCACCGCTCGGTCATCGTCCGCCGGCTGCTCGGTCTGGAGGACGCGATCAGCCTGGCGATCGTCGACCCGATCCGCGACGAGCGCGGCTGGCGGTTCACGCTCGACGCCGACGACACGGACCCGGTGCTCGGCATCAAGTTCCTCTCCGAGGCGTACCTGCGCACCGACCCGGCGTACGACGGCCGCGTGACGGTGCCCGCGATCGTCGACACGTTGACGGGCGACGTGGTGACGAACGACTACCCGCAGATCACGCTCGACCTGTCCACGGAGTGGACCGACTTCCACAAGCCCGGAGCTCCGCAGCTGGTCCCGCCGGATCGCGCCGAGATGGATGTCCTGATCGACGAGATCTACCGCGATGTGAACAACGGCGTCTATCGCTGCGGCTTCGCGACCAGCCAGGAGGCGTACGAGGCGGCGTACGACGCCCTGTTCGCTCGTCTCGACGTGCTCGAGGCACGGCTCCAGGACCGTGAGTACCTGCTCGGTGACACGCTCCGCGAGGTGGATGTCCGGTTGTTCACCACGCTCGTCCGCTTCGACGCGGTGTACCACGGTCACTTCAAGTGCAACCGGCAGAAGCTGACCGAGTTCCCCAACCTGTGGGCGTACGCGCGTCGCCTCTACCAGCTGCCGGGCTTCGGAGAGACGGTCGACTTCGACCAGATCAAGCGGCACTACTACGTCACGCACACCAGCATCAACCCGACCGGCATCGTCCCGAAGGGACCGGATCCGCGAGGCTGGATCAGCTAG